In the Balnearium lithotrophicum genome, AATTTGGAACCTAATAACTACAACTTACGACTCAAAGGAAAATGCAACTACGTATACAAACGAAGGAAAGGCAATAACGGAGGGAGCAGAGGTAAAACTGAGAGGAAATTTAACAAGTTGGCTCTCCCTGTTTGGCTCGTACACACACTTGAGGGCTGTTAGTAAGAAAAACGGAAGGTGGGAGAAACTTGAAAGGAGACCTAAGGAGAAGTTTACACTTGGAGCAAACATTAAACTACAAAGGTTGGAGCTCTCCTTGGTTGTAAACCACTACGGTTCGAGGAAGGATACAGATTGGTCAACGGGAGTTCCTAAAAAGGTAACCCTTGACAGCTTTACAGTCTACAACTGCTACGTGACCTATAAACTCAGCGATAGAGTGGAGCTCTACGCAAAGGGAATCAACCTAACAGACAAGGACTACGAACTTGCTTACGGTTACAACACAATGGGGAGAGCTCTCTTTTTGGGAACGGACTTTACGTTTTAGGGGGACCTCCCCCCTTTTTTATAATTTAGAAAAATTTAACTGGAGAGAAAACTGGAGGAGCTTCTTAAGATTTCAGAGGAAGTTCTTGAGGGTAAGAGGGATTTTTCAGAGCTCTTCAATTTCCCTGAAAAATTACAGGAAAGAAAGCCCGTTGAAAATCCATTTAAACGCTCTGCACTGATAGTTTCAGGAGACAGAATAAACCACGTTAAAAAGGCTCTTCTGAGACCTGCAGATGTAGTTATTTTCAACGTTGAGGATGGAGTTTCGGAGGATAGGAAGGAATTTGCAAGGTGGTTTTTGAGAAAGTTTCTGATAAACACACCCTTGGATGGTTCTAAAGAAGTTGTACTGAGAATAAATCCCATAAATTCCAAACATTTTTGGAAGGACATAACGACCCTTCTACCTGTAGTTCCCCATGCAATAAGACTCAGTAAGGTGAAAGGACCTGAAGATGTTTCAACCCTTGATTCGATAATAACATCCTTTGAACTCTCTAAGGGAATTGAGAGAAATTTTATAAAAATTCAGCTCTCAATAGAAACTCCTGAGGCAGTTAACAAGCTGTTAGATATCCTTTCCTCCTCAGAGAGAATTAACGCCGTTTATCTTGGAATCCTTGACCTCTTCTCTGAACTCTCTCTTTCCCATAGGCTATCTCAAGGGGATTTGGGAAGATTTGTAAGGGAGAAATTTGTCTTCGAATCAAGGAGTAAGGGAGTTCACCCGATAGCTCCTGCATTTCAGGACTACGAGAACTTAAAAGGCTTTGAGGATGAGGCAGAGAAAGAGAGGGAAATTGGATTTTCAGGAAAGATGTGCATATCGGTAAGTCAGGTTGAAGTTGCAAACAGGGTATTTTCTCCAACTAAAGAGGAAATTGAGGAAGCAAGGGAGATTGTTGAAATTTATGAGAGAGCTCTTAAGGAAGGAAAGGGAGGTATTCCATACAAGGGAAAATTTATAGACCAGCCGATTTACAAGGGAGCTCTCAATCTCCTTCGTTATGCAGGAATTTCTGGAGATGGTTTTCCAAAGTAGAATCCCTGTCCGTAGTCAATTCCCAGTTCTTTTACCTTTTTGTAAAGTTCTTCATTACTAATAAACTCTGCAACTGTTTTTATATTAATATCTCTAGCAAACTCTGCAGTATGAGCAACAAATTTCTCAATGTCCTTGGACTGGGGAATTTTTAAAATTAGACTTCCATCTATTTTAATAAAATCCGGTTTCACAACAGCTAAGTACTCATAGTTGGAATATCCGCTTCCGAAGTCATCAATCGCAAAGGAAGCTCCTAAATCTTTAACTTTAAAGAAGAAGTCCATTAATCTCTTTTTATCGCTAAAGGCTTCCGTTTCAACTATTTCAAAACAAACCTTATCACCGATATTAAATTCCTTGAGCAATGAAAGAATCCAATCAACCATCTTTTCATCTACCAAATCATCGGAGGAGATGTTAACGGAGATACCAATACCTTTCTCTGCACAGGTGGAAAAAGCCTTCTCCATGAGGCGTTTTGAAAGTTTCCTGTACAGGGAAAGTTTTTTTGCAATGGGAAGGAAATCTCCTGGGTTTAGCAATTCTCCATCCAACATTAATCTCATTAAAACTTCGTACTTTTCTGGAGTGAGTGTTTTCAAGTTAACTATCGGTTGGTAATAAGGAACAATTCCATCGACCTCAATAGCTTTTTTGACCTTTAAAGCTACCCTTACGTTCTTCTCTGCTTCTTTAAGTTTTTCCTGGAGTTCCTCATCAAAAACGAATACATCTACCTGTCTCCTCTTTGCTTCCTCCAGTGCCATTTCGGCTTCTATCAGAAAGTTTGAGGAGTTGCTTGAAATTCCAGCTACTACATCCATTTTTAAATTAATTTCCCTCACATTTATACTCATCGATTCCAATTTATTTATAACCTGCTGAACAAAACTTTTAAACTGTGACTCATTTGTATCACAACAGAGAACTCCAAACTGGTCTGCTCTAATTCTATAAATAGAACAGTCTTTTTTTAAGTTCCTAACAACCTTTCTAAGGTTTTTACCAAGTTCCCTTAAAACTCTATTTCCTCCCTCAAATCCAAAAACTTCGTTTATCTCCTTAAAATTCCTAACGTCCAGAATTGCAAAGCAGAATTCCCTTCCAAAAATTTGATTTATCCTGTTCAAAAGTTTCTTTCTGTTTGGAAGTCCCGTAACATCGTCCTTATAGGCAGTTAGTAAAAGTTTCCTATTCAACTTTGCGAGTTGTTTTTCGCTTTCAATCAAACTTTTTAACGTTCCCATTAGATGTCTATTACTTATATACAGGCCTATTCCTGAAACCAGAATAATAAATAGGACAATAGAAGAAATAATATTTATAGCAAGATTAGCATTTTCTACAAATTCTCTCTTGTATAGGTAAACATTTTTTAGTAATTCTGGTAATTTTACATATGAAGCTAAGATTAGATTTACATCTTTATAATATTTCACATAGTAAATTTTATTTTTGAGCTGAATTAATATTCCATTTGAGATATCTTTAAGCTTATATCCTCTTAAAAGTTTGAAACTGTTCAGATTATCAATAGCAAAAACATTGTAAGCAGATAGAACATTTGAAAAAACTTCCCTTGTCATTTTTAAGATATCAGTTTTATAAATACCAGCTCCTATTATCCAGTGGTAAGGTTTAAAAAGTTTCACAAAGGAAATTTTCTCATCCATCTTCTTAGTATTTGGAAGATACCAGTAGTAGGAAACAAAACCCTCGTTGTTTGGAGAATAGAGAACTTTTTCCTCAAATTTTCTGTGGACAAAATTTCCTTTTAAATCCCTCCAATTCCACATACTTTTACCTTCTATTTGTGGAAAGGCTGGATTTAAAAATACTTTTCCCTTTACTTCATCGATGAAAATATAACTTTTTCCATTGAACAGTTTAAAATTTGTTAATGTTCGCTTAATAATTTTCTTAATTAGATTATCGCTACACCCTCTCTTTTTACAGTAGTAGTAAATACTGTTTGCTACAATCCAGGCATCATCAACGAACTGTTTAATCTCTTTCTTTGCATTTTTAATCTGAAAATCCTTTAACTTTTTAAGAGCTTTATGTGAGGACTCAACGTTATTTTTCAGCGTAAGCTTGGTTTCCTCAATCGTTGTTGAATAAACAATTTCATTTAATTTTTGTTTTAAGAAGATAAAATTAAATCCAGCAAAGATTAAGGTAGATACCAAAAGAAATACGAGAACCAACTGGTATGTGAACCGTTCCTTACCTATGTTCATAACTCTCCCTAACATAAAGTGCTAAAATTTCAAAAATTTCAATTGGAGGAACAGCTTTGAAAAAGCCACCGTACAAAGTCCTCAAAAAGAAGGAAAAGAGGGAAGTTTCCATTCCGGAAAAGATTGACACTCCACAGGCCGAACAGTTGGTTTCCGACATATACTTCGTTCTCCACTTCTTGGAAAAGCACAGGAAAAAAATATTAAGTGCGTTAATTATTATACTCCTATTCGGAGGAGTTTACGCCGGGTACTCCTTCTACTCAAAAGGTATAGAACTAAAGGCAGCCGAGATAACAGACAAAGGGCTTTACTATTTAGATAAGGGAGATAAGAAGAAGGCAATTGAGTACTTTAAAGAAGCCGTAAGGAAATACGGAAGTGCTCCTTCGGGAAAACTCTCTAAGTTCCTTTTGGGAAAGTTGACTAAAAGTAAGCAGGATTTTAAGGATTTAACTAACGTGAAAAGCTTTCTCCTATCTCCTCCATCAAAAACGTCACTTTCAGCCATCCTGATAGATGAAAAAAAACTAAACGAGGCTAAAGGGATTTTAGGTGGAGTGAAAAGGGATGAGTGGACTCACCCTGAGGCCATTTACGATAAACTAATAATATCACTAATGGAAAATAAAAAGGGCGATGCGAGAATGTACTTAGAGACGATTAAGGGGAACTACTCAAACCTTCCCATATCACAGCTTGCAGAGAGGTTGATGAAGTGAAGCTAAAGATTTTAGAGGGAGCTCTAAAGGAGGAGCTCCTAACAACACTGAGGAACAGAGAGACTTCTCCAAAGGAGTTCAGGGAAAACTTGGAGAGGTTAGGAACGCTTTTAATCTCTGAAGCTTTAAAGGACGTAAAGACAAGGACGGTTAATTTAAAGACTCCCGTATCGGAAGGAAACTTTAGAAAAATTTCACAGGAAGTTGTCTTCATTGCGATTTTAAGGGCAGGGCTTTCTCTCATTCCCCCTGCAGTTAACCTCTATCCAAAGGGAAGGATAGGTTTCATAGGAACGTACAGGAACGAAAGAACCCTTGAGCCTGTAAACTACTACGTTAAATTTCCAAAAGTTGAAGGAGCAAAGTACATTATCTTGGACCCCATGCTTGCAACGGGAGGAACTGCAGAACAGTCAATAGAGATTTTAATGGAAAATGGAATTAGAGAGGAAAACATAACTTTCGTCTCCGTTGTATCTGCTCCTGAAGGGATAGAGAGGTTAAGAAGATTTAAAGAAGCAACTCTAATCACGGCCTCTGTTGATGAAAGGTTGAACGATTACGGTTACATTGTTCCGGGACTTGGAGATGCAGGGGATAGGTTCTGCGGAACTGACGATGTGGAGGTAGTTGAGAGCTATGGAGTTTAAGGCCATAAGGGGTGTTGAGGACATAATTCCACCGGAAAGTGAGAAGTTCGAGAGGGTGGTTGATACCTTTAAGGAAATTGTAAAGCTTTCAGGCTTTAAGGAGGTAATACTCCCAATTTTTGAGGAGGCAAAGCTCTTTACGAGGAGCGTTGGGGAGACAACGGACATAGTTCAAAAGGAGATGTACGTCTTTCAGGATAAGGGAGGGAGAACAATTGCCCTGAGGCCTGAGGGAACAGCATCGGCAGTTAGGGCTTACGTAGAAAACGGTATCTATGCGAGGGAGCCCTTTACAAAGTGGTTCTACGTAGGTCCTATGTTCAGGTTTGAAAGGCCTCAGGCAGGAAGAAAGAGGCAGTTCTTTCAGGCTGGGTGTGAGGTCTTTGGAATTAAGGAGCCGGGAGCAGATGCAGAGCTCATAAAGGTTGCTTCAGACATCCTTAAAAAGTTAGGTATTGATGCGGAGCTCCAGATAAACTCCATAGGCTGTAAAAAGTGCAGGCCTGAGTATAGGAGAGCTCTAATCTCATTTTTGAGGGAAAGAGTAAATGAACTCTGTCCTACCTGTCGGGAGAGGTTGGAGAGAAATCCTTTAAGGGTTCTTGACTGTAAGGAGGAGAGCTGTCAGGAGGTAGTGAGTAGAGCTCCAAAAATTACAGATTTCCTCTGTCAGGAATGTAAGGAGCACTACGAAAGGGTTAAGGAGTACTTAAAACTCCTCAGCGTTCCGTTTGTAGAAAATCCACTCCTTGTAAGGGGATTGGACTACTACACGAAAACGGTCTTTGAGTTTAAGAGCTCCAAGCTCGGAGCTCAGAGCACAGTCCTTGCAGGGGGGAGGTACGACGACCTCATAGAGGAGATAGGAGGGCCAAGGACTCCTGCTTTAGGCTTTGCAATGGGAATAGACAGAGCTATCCTCCTCCTTCCAGAATCTAAGGAAAGGAGGGAGGGAGTATTTGTCGTAACGAGGGGAGAGGAGGCCTATAGAAGGGGATTAAAAGTTGTTTCGTTTTTAAGGGAAAAGGGAGTAAAGTCAGAGATTGACCACAGGAGAGGAAGTTTTAAGGCACAGATGAAGGCTGCCGATAGGAACAGGGCAAGGTATGCACTAATAATAGGTGAAGAGGAGGTTGAAAACGATTTCTTCTCTCTTAGGGATTTAGAGACTGGAAAGCAGGAGAGAGTTGAAGGTCTGGAGGAGCTTCTTGGAAGGCTCTAAAAGGAGAGTTCTCATTTTAGGTTCGACCGGCTCAATAGGTGAGAGTACGATTGACATAGTTAAAAGGTTTCCCGAAAGGTTTGAAGTTGTTGGTCTTGTTGCGGGAAGGAACAGGGAAAAACTTTTAAAACAGGCGCAGGAGTTAGACGTCAAAAACTACGTTCTGTTTTCTGAAAGGGGTTTAGAGGGGATAAAGGAGCTGATAGAGAGTACCGATTTTGACGTGGCTGTATGTGCCATTTCAGGCTCTGCCGGAATCCTTCCAACCTACTGGGCTTCAAGGAAAGGAGGGAGAATTGCCCTTGCAAATAAGGAATCTTTGGTCTGTGCAGGTGAGTTTATAAAGAGGGAAGCAAAGGAGATTATTCCCGTTGACAGTGAACACTCTGCAGTCTTTCAGTGTTTAGTAGGTGAGAGAAAGGAGGACGTTGAGGAGATTGTTTTAACGGCCTCAGGCGGAGCTTTTTTAGAAAGGGAAGACCTTGAAAACGTAAAACCTGAGGAGGCCCTTAAACACCCCAATTGGGATATGGGCAAAAAGGTAACGGTTGACTCATCAACTTTAATGAACAAGGGATTGGAGGTTATAGAGGCCTACTGGCTCTTTGAACTTCCTTTGGATAGAATAAAGGTCGTCATCCATCCTCAGAGTATCGTTCACTCGTTAGTTGTCTTTAAGGACAAATCTGTAAAGGCTCAAATTGGTATTCCCGACATGAGAATTCCGATAAGTTATGCCCTATCCTACCCCGAGAGGTTGGAGTTAGGTGAGGAGATGAAGTTGAACCTCTTTGGACTTAGCCTCTCCTTTTTAGAGCCCGACGTTGAAAGGTTTCCCTGCTTGAAGTTGGCCTATGAGAGTTTAAAGAGGGGATACCCCTATCCGATAGTTTTAAATGCTGCCGATGAGGTTGCAGTGGAGCTCTTTTTAAACGGAAAAATTAGATTTACAGACATTCCTAAGCTAATTGAGGAGGCTCTCAACAGGGCAGACTTCAAAAAGCCAGAAACCATTGAAGAGGTCGTTGAAATTGACAGAAGGGCAAAGGAACTAACGTTGGAAATTTTCAGGAGATTCCATTGAGAAAGGGATACGTTCATCTCTACACGGGAAATGGAAAGGGAAAGACATCTGCAGCAGTAGGTCTCTGTATAAGGGCTATAGGAAGGGGTCTTAAGTGTTCGTTCATTCAGTTTATTAAAGGAAAAGAGACGGGCGAAATGATTACTGCAAAGAAACTTCCTAACTTTGAGTTTATACAGACGGGAAGGCCTGACTACGACTTTAGGCCAAACGAGGAGGACAAGAGAAGGGCAGAGGAAGGCTTAAAAATTGCAAGGGACAGAATGAACTCAGTTGACGTTTTGGTTTTGGACGAGGTTGTCGTTGCCGTATTTTTAAAGCTAATAGAGGAAGAGGAGCTCCTTTCCCTGATTTTAGAGAAACCTAAGAGTCTGGAACTTGTGCTGACGGGAAGACATGCAACGGGAAGACTTATAGAGGTTTCAGACTACGTTACAGAATTTCAACTAATAAAACACCCTTTTTACAGAGGAGAAAAAGCAAGACCTGGCATAGATTATTAGGAGAAGCGATGAGATACTTAACTGCCTTTCTTCTACTTTCTCTTTCCTTTACCCTTCAAAGTTGCCTACCCCTTATAGCAGCTGGAGCTGGGGCTGCTGGTGGCTACTACGTAGGTAAGAACTACAATGTAAAAGTCAAGTCACCTGTTGAGGTTGAGAAGAAGAATGATTAGGGTTTGCGAAATATTTGAGTCCATCCAGGGAGAAGGATTAACCCTTGGAGCTCCCTCAATATTCATAAGAACGGGAAAGTGCTCTGTTGGTTGTAAGTTCTGCGATACAAAGTACTCATGGGATTCAGGGAGGGATTACACATTAAATGAAATCTCTAAAATAGTACAGGAGAGCAGAATTCCTGAGGTTGTTATAACAGGAGGAGAACCTTTAGAGGAGGAGGATTTACCGGAGCTCCTTAAAGAACTTTCGAGTTTTTCCCAAGTTAGGAGGATAACGTTAGAGACCTGCGGTCATATGTTTAGGGAGCTCCCAAAGGAAAAGCTCCACTTGGTCGTTTCACCTAAACCTCCAACGATGGGAGTTAAATTCCCTCTTTCGGAACTTCAAATGTTTCTAAAGTTTTATACTGACCTTGAGCTTAAGTTTACGCTCTTTTCGGAGGAAGACTTTAGTGTGATTAAGGATTTTTTGAATAAAAGTAAGAAAGTTCCTGAACCTATTGTTTTACAACCCTTAAACGTTCCAACTGAAAATTACTCCGAAACCTGTAAAAGAGTTATTTCCCTAATCTTTTCTAACAGGGATTTTATAAACAGGTACAGAATTAGGATAATTCCTCAGGTTCACAAGTTTATCGGAGTAAAGTGAATGTTCTGGCTCTACCAGTTACTCCTTTCCGTTTCAATTCCCCTTTTTCCTCTCCTTAAAAAGACTGTAAGTAAGAGGGGAAAAGTAAGTTTAAAAAATAGATTTTCTACAGAATTCTCGGAGGGGAAACAAAAATTTCTACTTCACGTTTCAAGTATAGGTGAGGTTAACTCTGTAAAGCCACTTGTTAAAGCCCTCCAAGGGAAAGTCTCTCTTACGGTTTTTACAGACTACGGTCTTGAAAGGGCAAGGAAAATTTACCCTGAGATTCCTTCAAGAATCTCTCCAATTGACCTTTACCCTATCGTTAAAAACTTTCTAAAGAAAACTTCCCCTAAGGCCGTTCTTATTTACGAGACGGAAATCTGGCCTTCCCTTCTTAAAGCTTCCTCAGAGCTCCAAGTTCCAACCATCTTCGTTAGTGGAAAAATTGGTGAAAGAACGTACAGGAGGATAAAAAGGTTTGAAGGATTTTTAAAGCCCCTATTTAGTGACAAGATTTTCCTTTCAAGAAGCGAGGAGGATGCAGAAAGAGCTTTAAAACTTGGATTTAAGGAAGTTCAAGTCGTAGGAGACCTTAAATTGGATTACGAACCTCCAGAAAAGGGGGTCTCACTTGAAATCGATGAGGAAAGACCGGTAGTTATCTGGGGAAGTACCCACGAGGGAGAGGAGGAGTTGGCCGTAGAGGTTCACAAAAAACTAAAGAGAGACTTTCCAAACATTTTAACAGTGATAGCTCCAAGGCACGTTGGAAGGAGGATAGATATTTCGGGAAACGTTGAGTACAGAAGCAGAACAAAGAGGGTTAGAAGGGAAACAGAGTTTTACATTGTTGACACCGTTGGAGAGCTCTCCTCTCTCTACTCCTACGCAACCGTTGCAGTGGTTGGAGGAAGCTTTGTTGAGGGAATTGGAGGGCACAACCCCGTTGAACCTGTTGCACTTAAAGTCCCGACGTTAATCGGTGAGTTTGGAAATGAGTTTAAGGAGATTGCCCAAACGTTGAAAGTTCCCGTTTTAAAGAGGAGTGAGCTCTACCCCTGTTTGTTGACACTGTTAAAGGAGCCTAAATTGAGGAGTAAGCTTGGAAAGGAGAGTTACTTCCTCTGGCAGGAAAGGAGAGGAGTAACGGAAAGGATTTTGAGGTTTTTAGGAGAGAGAGTTGAACTACAACGAAATTAGGAGGAAGGTTTTAAAGAGAGAGGGACTTTACGGCCTCCTGTTTCCCCCGTTCTACCTCCTTTCGAAACTTTACTGTTTTGGAGCTCTCCTCAGAAACAGGCTCTACGATTCAGGCTTTTTTGAGAGTAAGTCCTTTAATCTTCCTGTAATTTCTGTTGGAAACATAACTGCAGGAGGAAGCGGAAAAACTCCCCTCGTAGAATCAATCTACCTACTCTTAGAGGAGTCTGGATTTTCCCCTGCAATAGTCTGTAAGGGATACAGGGGAAAGGAAAAGGGGCCTGTTTTTGCCGAACCCGAACCTGAAAGGTTCGGTGACGAGTGTGCCGTTTATTCCTTAAAAGGCTATAAAACGGTTGTTTCAAATTTAAAGGTTGATGGAGTTGAATTTGCATTTGAGAAAGGAGCAAATGTTGTAATTGTTGACGATGGATTTCAGCATAGAAAGGTAAAGCCCAAGATAAACTTGGTTGCAGTAGACCCCTTTAATCCATTCGGAGATAACTACTGCTTACCTTTAGGCCTTTTGAGGGAACCCTTAAGTGGCCTTGAGAGGGCTGATGCCTTTGTAATAACGAGGAGTAATTTGATTGATGAAAAGAGGTTGGAGAGTTTGGAGCTCTACCTGAAAACCTTTAAAAAGCCCATTTTCAGAGCAGAGTTTTCATTTAAGTACTGGGTTGATTCAGGATTTAACAGAACCTTACCTCCGGAGGATAAGGAAGTTGACCTCTTCTGCGGAATAGGAAACCCTGGACAGTTTGTTGAAATGGTTATAAAGATGGGATACAGAATTAGAAACCTTATTGTCTTTGAAGACCACCACAGGTACACCGCTATTGAGGCAATGGAGCTCCAAAACTTAAAAAACCCTGTAACAACAGAAAAGGATTTGATAAAGCTGAGAGGAATGGTTCCAAAGGCAAAGGCTCCCGTTTTAAGGTTGGAGTCCTATGGGCTTAAGGAGTTTCTCCTGGCAAACATTGAAAATACAGAGAGAAACGAAGAGGAGGAATTTGAAGGAAGTCTCGCAACTTCTGGAATATCTGACTTTAAAATTAACCGTTAGCGGAATTCAGAAGTTAGATAGAAAGAGGGCTTTTTCAATTGCCGAAAAGTTGGGAAGTATCCTCTACAACATTCCGAGGGTAAAGAAGGTTTGTGAGGAAAATTTAAGGTTTACAGGTTTTCCAGAGGAGATTGGAAGAGAGAGCTTTAAAAACTTCCTCAAGGCATCTGTTGATTTCTTTAGGATGTCGAAGTATTCCGAAGAAGAAATTAAAGACCTCTTTCTTCCTGTTGACCCTTCGGTTGTTCCAGAGGGAGGTGGTTTTCTGCTTACAGCCCATATAGGAAACTGGGAGATAATGGGAGCTCTCTTCTCAATCCTAAGTAAAGGAAAGCTCTCAGTGGTTGCAAAGCCAATGAAAAACAAAAGAGTTGACAAACTTATAAATGGAATAAGGAGAAGGTTTGGAATTAGGGTTATTCCAACGGGAAAAGGTATTGAGATTTTTAAGGAGATAAAGAAAGGAAACTACGTGGGAGTCCTCTTAGACCAGAGGCCAAAGGTAAAGGAAGGTGTTCTAACCTCGTTTTTAGGTAGAAAAACCTACACGAACAAGGGATTGGCACTTCTATCTATAAAAACCGGTAAGCCTGTAATTCCAGCATTCTGTTTCCTTGAGGGTGAAAGGTACAGAATTGAGGTTTACGAGCCGATATACCCTGAATGGAGTGTTGAGGAGTTGACTCAAAAGTACACATCCGCAATTGAGAGAGCAGTTAGAAGACATCCAGAGCAGTGGTTCTGGTTCCACAGAAGGTGGAGGAACTCACCTGAGTTTAGGGAGTGGAAGGGTGAGAAGGCTATTTGAGTTTTTGAAGCTTTTTTTTAAGGGAGCGGTAGGAGACCCATTTGAAAGGGTTGAGTATAAGGAGGGAACTCTAAACGACCAGCTCTTAACAGTTATCCTAAGCGAAAGGTTGGGAATTCCAAATCCTATGTACTACTATCTTGTTGAACTCCTTCCCTACTTGGGAGAGGAGGTTCCTAATTGGGAGGTTAGGAGCTCCAACAGGAAAACCGTTCTTGATAGAGCTCTTAAGGAGTTTGGAGAACCCTAATGGTTGAAAATTACGACACCTTTTTCTGCTCAGGAAAAGGGGGAGTAGGAAAGAGCACTGTTTCCTCCGCGATTGGAGTAAAGCTTGCAGAAAAGGGATACAGAACGTTAGTTGTTTCGTTGGACCCCGCCCATTCCCTCTCTCTGACGTTTGACAGAAAAATAGGTGAAAAACCGACTAAAGTTGTAGAAAACCTTTATGCAGTTGAGTTTAACGTTGAAAAAGAGATTAAAAATTACCTTGAAAGGGTAAAAAGAGAGGCAAGGGAGATTCTGAGCCCTGTTGTCCTGTCTGAGATTGAGAAGCAGATTGAGCTTGCCTATTACTCTCCTGGGGCTTTTGACCTTGCCACTCTGGATTTAATGTACAGAACGGCCATTTTGGAAAGGGGGAAATTTGAAAAGGTCGTATTTGATACCGCCCCTTCAGGTTTTACGGTTAGACTCCTGTCATCCCCCCAGATAAGTGAAAAATGGCTTGAAGGACTTATCAATTTGAGGAAGGAGTCCTTAAAGTACAGAAAAATGGCA is a window encoding:
- the lpxK gene encoding tetraacyldisaccharide 4'-kinase, yielding MNYNEIRRKVLKREGLYGLLFPPFYLLSKLYCFGALLRNRLYDSGFFESKSFNLPVISVGNITAGGSGKTPLVESIYLLLEESGFSPAIVCKGYRGKEKGPVFAEPEPERFGDECAVYSLKGYKTVVSNLKVDGVEFAFEKGANVVIVDDGFQHRKVKPKINLVAVDPFNPFGDNYCLPLGLLREPLSGLERADAFVITRSNLIDEKRLESLELYLKTFKKPIFRAEFSFKYWVDSGFNRTLPPEDKEVDLFCGIGNPGQFVEMVIKMGYRIRNLIVFEDHHRYTAIEAMELQNLKNPVTTEKDLIKLRGMVPKAKAPVLRLESYGLKEFLLANIENTERNEEEEFEGSLATSGISDFKINR
- a CDS encoding ArsA family ATPase, producing MVENYDTFFCSGKGGVGKSTVSSAIGVKLAEKGYRTLVVSLDPAHSLSLTFDRKIGEKPTKVVENLYAVEFNVEKEIKNYLERVKREAREILSPVVLSEIEKQIELAYYSPGAFDLATLDLMYRTAILERGKFEKVVFDTAPSGFTVRLLSSPQISEKWLEGLINLRKESLKYRKMAGGTEVESDPVVRILRKRLNQIRELRKLVFSPRTLFSIVVNPETLTVEIGRRTLLELRNLGIVVRLIVANKIESKEELSKIEREFKKYRTEFLVIPKKGKEPKGVESLRSIAFGL
- a CDS encoding lysophospholipid acyltransferase family protein, whose product is MKEVSQLLEYLTLKLTVSGIQKLDRKRAFSIAEKLGSILYNIPRVKKVCEENLRFTGFPEEIGRESFKNFLKASVDFFRMSKYSEEEIKDLFLPVDPSVVPEGGGFLLTAHIGNWEIMGALFSILSKGKLSVVAKPMKNKRVDKLINGIRRRFGIRVIPTGKGIEIFKEIKKGNYVGVLLDQRPKVKEGVLTSFLGRKTYTNKGLALLSIKTGKPVIPAFCFLEGERYRIEVYEPIYPEWSVEELTQKYTSAIERAVRRHPEQWFWFHRRWRNSPEFREWKGEKAI
- a CDS encoding 3-deoxy-D-manno-octulosonic acid transferase, whose product is MFWLYQLLLSVSIPLFPLLKKTVSKRGKVSLKNRFSTEFSEGKQKFLLHVSSIGEVNSVKPLVKALQGKVSLTVFTDYGLERARKIYPEIPSRISPIDLYPIVKNFLKKTSPKAVLIYETEIWPSLLKASSELQVPTIFVSGKIGERTYRRIKRFEGFLKPLFSDKIFLSRSEEDAERALKLGFKEVQVVGDLKLDYEPPEKGVSLEIDEERPVVIWGSTHEGEEELAVEVHKKLKRDFPNILTVIAPRHVGRRIDISGNVEYRSRTKRVRRETEFYIVDTVGELSSLYSYATVAVVGGSFVEGIGGHNPVEPVALKVPTLIGEFGNEFKEIAQTLKVPVLKRSELYPCLLTLLKEPKLRSKLGKESYFLWQERRGVTERILRFLGERVELQRN